From a single Callithrix jacchus isolate 240 chromosome 5, calJac240_pri, whole genome shotgun sequence genomic region:
- the LOC144582495 gene encoding NUT family member 2G-like, with translation MASNGACPVLEPGVTENPGASVPVFTALSFATPAPGPAHHGPPLVTVVVPPAGPPVLSALPRTPLVAGQDGRGPNWTGASNVFGQMTAVGPVNAPRAQTLVLTGAPLVWQAPGAVCQGVACPPPRPLAAAPVVPAMAAHIVGGTQACEGGWSQGLPPPAPPPAPQLALIMAPWNARLWPQGAHGEGSQAPSQAKAQPDDSRNPKSVYENFRLWQRYKPLARRHLPQSPDTEALSCFFIPVLRSLARRKPSMTMEEGLRWAMREWQHTSNSERKIFYQMAAKFLEFEAEEEMQVQKSQWMKGPQGRPPPALPSLEPQGPPAPKVVKEPVDLPSKAGPKAPPACLPPHTPQRPAETKAHLSPPRPQQPAETKAPEEIPPQVVQEYVDIMEELLGTPVGATGELEGQWKEGEAEQQGDGMLLDPGVLSCVDHLCSQRDFVTKVEAVIHPRFLEELLSPDPQMDFLALSQELEQEEGLTLAQVAEKRLQSLEEERRKRAAPSHGTTQLDSMSSKSAAGRGAERDVPGPQQGVSMETCPPHTAARDPQGQGRVCIGVAKNPVVLLERLDSGRLRAAWPDSPAQDQRPTCPGMGTQDTWGLPGASPVKESRRLCKRSSGEEREIPGMVSVMGTHYRLRPWKLSQSPVPASGLLSPEGRGPQGALQSRRAKRRGLSPAPAPAPAPATTTSKKGALCRGLSPAVQTPHLRPGLRVSGAQSPVWGPRNTSQSPKRKGDPFLSKRKKKQHRSQ, from the exons ATGGCTTCAAATGGAG CATGCCCAGTGCTGGAACCGGGTGTGACCGAGAACCCTGGCGCCTCCGTGCCAGTGTTCACGGCTCTGTCCTTCGCCACACCTGCTCCCGGACCAGCACACCACGGGCCGCCCCTCGTGACTGTAGTGGTTCCTCCAGCCGGCCCTCCGGTGCTGTCCGCCCTCCCCAGGACCCCCCTGGTGGCAGGACAGGATGGCCGCGGCCCAAACTGGACTGGGGCTTCCAACGTCTTTGGCCAGATGACAGCAGTGGGGCCTGTGAACGCCCCTCGGGCACAGACCTTGGTTCTAACTGGGGCCCCCCTGGTCTGGCAGGCTCCAGGTGCCGTCTGTCAGGGCGTCGCATGTCCACCTCCCCGACCCCTGGCAGCTGCCCCTGTGGTGCCCGCTATGGCTGCCCACATCGTTGGGGGCACCCAGGCCTGCGAGGGAGGCTGGTCCCAGGGCCTTCCTCCTCCAGCACCACCACCGGCTCCCCAGCTGGCCCTCATCATGGCCCCATGGAATGCTCGTCTATGGCCACAGGGGGCTCACGGAGAGGGCAGCCAGGCTCCCTCCCAGGCCAAGGCCCAACCGGACGACTCCCGCAACCCCAAGAGCGTGTATGAGAACTTCCGACTCTGGCAGCGCTATAAGCCCCTGGCCCGGAGGCACCTTCCCCAGAGTCCGGACACCGAAGCgctttcctgtttcttcat CCCGGTTCTCAGATCCCTGGCCCGGCGGAAGCCCAGCATGACCATGGAGGAGGGACTGCGGTGGGCCATGCGGGAATGGCAGCACACGAGCAACTCTGAACGCAAGATCTTCTACCAGATGGCGGCAAA gttcctggagtttgaggctgaggaggagatgCAGGTTCAGAAGTCGCAGTGGATGAAGGGGCCCCAGGGCCGGCCTCCTCCAGCCCTGCCGAGCCTTGAACCCCAGGGACCGCCAGCCCCTAAGGTGGTCAAGGAGCCAG tggACCTTCCCAGCAAGGCTGGCCCCAAGGCcccgcctgcctgcctgccaccacacacgcCCCAGCGGCCAGCAGAGACCAAGGCCCACCTGTCACCACCCAGGCCCCAGCAGCCGGCGGAGACCAAGGCTCCCGAGGAGATACCCCCTCAAGTGGTGCAGGAGTATGTGGACATCATGGAGGAGCTGCTGGGGACTCCCGTTGGGGCCACGGGGGAGCTCGAGGGACAATGGAAAGAGGGCGAAGCGGAGCAGCAAGGGGACGGGATGCTTCTAGACCCAGGCGTCCTGAGCTGTGTCGACCATCTGTGTTCCCAGAGAGACTTCGTCACCAAG GTGGAGGCCGTCATTCACCCCCGATTCCTGGAGGAATTGCTTTCCCCAGATCCACAGATGGATTTCTTGGCCCTAAGCcaggagctggagcaggaggaaggactCACCCTTGCCCAG GTGGCAGAGAAGCGCCTCCAATCCTTGGAGGAGGAACGGCGTAAGAGGGCAGCCCCTAGTCATGGCACCACCCAGCTGGACTCCATGTCTTCCAAGTCTGCAGCGGGCCGAGGAGCAGAGAGAGATGTCCCTGGCCCCCAACAAGGGGTCAGCATGGAAACCTGCCCACCCCACACGGCTGCCCGGGACCCTCAGGGACAAGGCAGAGTGTGCATTGGGGTGGCGAAAAACCCGGTGGTGCTTTTGGAGAGGCTGGATTCTGGCAGGCTCAGGGCCGCTTGGCCAGACTCTCCTGCCCAGGACCAGAGACCCACCTGCCCAGGCATGGGGACCCAGGACACCTGGGGTCTCCCTGGAGCCTCTCCTGTCAAGGAGTCACGCAGGCTGTGTAAGCGGTcaagtggggaggagagggagatcCCTGGCATGGTTTCTGTCATGGGGACCCACTACAGGCTGCGGCCCTGGAAGCTGTCCCAGAGCCCTGTCCCTGCCTCGGGCCTTCTCAGTCCAGAAGGGCGGGGACCCCAGGGAGCTCTTCAGTCCCGAAGGGCAAAGAGAAGAGGCCTCAGCCCAGCACCAGCACCGGCTCCCGCTCCCGCCACCACCACCTCCAAGAAGGGAGCTCTCTGCAGAGGCCTATCCCCTGCTGTTCAGACGCCCCACCTAAGGCCTGGGCTCAGAGTCTCTGGGGCACAATCCCCGGTTTGGGGGCCACGTAACACCTCACAGTCTCCAAAGAGAAAGGGTGACCCCTTCCTCtctaagaggaagaaaaagcagcaTCGTAGCCAGTAG